The following are from one region of the Pseudodesulfovibrio piezophilus C1TLV30 genome:
- the rfaE2 gene encoding D-glycero-beta-D-manno-heptose 1-phosphate adenylyltransferase, with protein MGLPANPKLMSIRTFLKRKAELMPGHKLVFTNGCFDVLHPGHVDLLSRARSLGDSLILGLNSDESVKMLGKGDDRPVNPQEERAFVLAGLECVDYIVIFHESTPLELIKAARPDVLVKGGDWAVDQIVGNDVVTKAGGEVHSLPLLEGYSTTGFLEKIRTS; from the coding sequence GTGGGCCTTCCTGCCAATCCTAAACTCATGAGTATCCGTACCTTCCTGAAACGGAAGGCGGAATTGATGCCTGGGCATAAATTGGTCTTTACCAATGGATGTTTCGATGTGCTCCATCCCGGACACGTGGACTTGCTTTCCCGTGCCCGTTCCCTTGGCGATTCCCTTATTCTCGGTCTCAATTCTGATGAGTCCGTCAAGATGCTGGGCAAGGGGGATGACCGTCCTGTGAATCCGCAAGAGGAGAGGGCTTTTGTTCTCGCTGGTTTGGAGTGCGTGGATTACATTGTGATCTTTCACGAATCCACTCCTCTTGAGCTGATCAAGGCTGCCCGTCCCGATGTGCTTGTCAAAGGCGGAGACTGGGCCGTGGATCAGATCGTTGGCAATGATGTGGTTACCAAGGCTGGTGGCGAAGTTCACAGCCTGCCGCTTTTGGAAGGATACTCGACGACCGGGTTCCTGGAGAAAATCAGGACCAGTTAA